One genomic segment of Hordeum vulgare subsp. vulgare chromosome 2H, MorexV3_pseudomolecules_assembly, whole genome shotgun sequence includes these proteins:
- the LOC123430581 gene encoding NAC domain-containing protein 7-like, which translates to MNAFSHVPPGFRFHPTDEELVDYYLRKKVQLKRIDLDIIKDVDLYKIEPWDLQERCKIGTEDQNDWFFFSHKDKKYPTGTRTNRATTAGFWKATGRDKPIYVKHCLVGMRKTLVFYKGRAPNGQKLDWIMHEYRLETNENGAPHDEGWVVCKVFKKRVATVQRMATTDSPFWFNHEHVAFMAPHIDSPRQAVHHLQNAAYHHGHHQTYHHPCKVELEYHHLLPQEPASFLQLPQLEIPRLPDLIGAVAASLQPCNQTHDGQASRQLEIEPIYVTDASAGEWRDLDKFMASQLSHGGATPKESSGYANPALAFQAEGNREEALDYVSASASSGGDNGLWK; encoded by the exons ATGAATGCTTTCTCCCATGTCCCCCCTGGTTTCCGTTTCCACCCCACCGATGAAGAACTGGTGGATTACTACTTGAGGAAGAAGGTGCAACTGAAGAGGATTGACTTGGACATTATAAAAGATGTTGATTTGTACAAAATTGAGCCTTGGGATCTACAAG AACGATGCAAGATTGGAACGGAAGACCAGAACGACTGGTTCTTCTTCAGccacaaggacaagaagtatccaACCGGCACTCGCACTAACAGAGCAACCACTGCGGGTTTCTGGAAGGCCACAGGCCGGGACAAGCCTATCTATGTGAAGCACTGCCTCGTGGGGATGAGGAAGACGCTGGTTTTCTACAAGGGCCGGGCTCCCAATGGGCAGAAGTTAGATTGGATCATGCACGAGTATCGCCTGGAGACCAACGAAAATGGAGCTCCCCAC GATGAAGGATGGGTGGTCTGCAAGGTGTTCAAGAAGCGAGTTGCGACGGTGCAGAGAATGGCCACCACCGACTCGCCCTTCTGGTTCAATCACGAACATGTGGCGTTCATGGCGCCTCACATCGACTCGCCGAGGCAGGCAGTGCACCACCTCCAGAACGCGGCGTACCATCATGGACACCACCAGACGTACCACCACCCTTGCAAGGTGGAGCTGGAGTACCATCACCTCCTTCCTCAGGAGCCGGCcagcttcctccagctcccacagCTAGAGATCCCCAGGCTTCCGGACCTGATCGGCGCCGTAGCTGCCAGTCTCCAGCCGTGCAACCAGACACATGACGGCCAAGCTTCTCGGCAGCTTGAGATCGAGCCGATTTATGTGACGGATGCATCCGCCGGAGAGTGGAGGGATCTCGACAAATTCATGGCGTCCCAACTCAGCCACGGAGGCGCAACTCCGAAGGAGTCTAGCGGCTACGCTAATCCGGCGCTGGCGTTTCAGGCGGAGGGGAATCGCGAAGAGGCCTTGGATTATGTTTCGGCGTCTGCCTCCAGCGGAGGGGACAATGGTTTGTGGAAATAA